A section of the Macadamia integrifolia cultivar HAES 741 chromosome 9, SCU_Mint_v3, whole genome shotgun sequence genome encodes:
- the LOC122088483 gene encoding probable sucrose-phosphate synthase 3 isoform X2, with protein MAGNEWINGYLEAILHSGASAIDDHKPSQVNLRERGHFNPTKYFVEEVVTGVDETDLHRTWIKVVATRNTHERSSRLENMCWRIWHLTRKKKQLEGEELQRLANRRWLREQGHRDVTEDMSEDLSEGEKGDTMGELVQCETPRKKFQRNFSNLEVWSDDNKGKRLYIVLISLHGLVRGENMELGCDSDTGGQVKYVVELARALAMMPGVYRVDLFTRQISSPEVDWSYGEPTEMLSSGSEDADGMDVGESRGAYIIRIPFGPRDKYVHKELLWPHIPEFVDGALAHILNMSKVLGEQIGGGQPVWPYVIHGHYADAGDSAALLSGALNVPMVLTGHSLGRNKLEQLLKQGRQSKEDINSTYRIMRRIEAEELSLDAAEMVVTSTRQEIDEQWGLYDGFDVKLEKVLRARARRGVNCHGRYMPRMVVIPPGMDFSSVVVQEDTTEVDGELTSLIGGTDGSSPRAVPPIWSEVMRFLANPHKPMILALSRPDPKKNITTLLKAFGECPPLRELANLTLIMGNREDIDVLSGGNASVLTTVLKLIDKYDLYGLVAYPKHHKQTDVPDIYRLAAKTKGVFINPALVEPFGLTLIEALNNGLLVDPHDQKAIADALLKLVAEKNLWHECRKNGWKNIHLFSWPEHCRTYLTRVAACRMRHPQWQTDTPVDDMASNESLGDSLKDVQDMSLRLSFDGDKSSLNGSLENADPEVQDQVGRILSKMKKPASDPKEDTGGKKQTENVVNKYPVLRRRKRLIVIALDLYNSNGNPDSKMLQVIQEIFKAVRSDPQTSKFSGFALATAMPVSETLEFLKTGKIQETDFDALICGCGSEMYYPGVYTEENGKLYPDPDYTSHIDYRWGHEGLKKTIWNSMNSKDGGGDLSKDSSSPIQEDEKSGNSHCVSYLIKDPSKAKRVDDLRQKLRMRGLRCHPMYCRNSTRMQVVPFLASRAQALRYLYVRWGLNVANMYVILGETGDTDYEEMISGTHKTVIMKGLVEKGSEELLRTSGSYLRDDIVPGESPLVAYTTCATAEEISNVLKALSKS; from the exons ATGGCTGGGAATGAGTGGATCAATGGGTACTTGGAAGCAATTCTCCATAGTGGGGCTTCTGCAATAGATGATCATAAGCCGTCGCAGGTGAACCTGCGTGAGAGAGGCCATTTCAACCCAACCAAGTACTTTGTGGAGGAAGTGGTCACAGGGGTCGATGAGACTGACCTCCATCGTACATGGATCAAGGTTGTTGCTACCCGCAACACTCATGAACGAAGTTCCAGGCTTGAGAACATGTGTTGGCGCATTTGGCATCTCACACGCAAGAAGAAGCAG TTAGAAGGGGAAGAACTCCAACGGTTGGCAAACAGGAGGTGGTTGCGGGAGCAGGGACACAGAGATGTTACTGAAGACATGTCTGAAGATTTGTCTGAGGGTGAGAAGGGGGATACCATGGGGGAGCTGGTACAGTGTGAGACCCCAAGGAAAAAGTTCCAGAGAAACTTTTCCAATCTTGAAGTGTGGTCTGATGATAACAAGGGGAAGAGACTGTACATAGTCCTCATCAG TTTGCATGGTTTGGTCCGGGGAGAAAACATGGAGCTTGGTTGTGATTCTGACACTGGTGGCCAG GTTAAATATGTTGTGGAGCTTGCTCGGGCACTTGCTATGATGCCAGGGGTATACAGGGTGGATCTCTTCACTCGCCAGATATCATCACCAGAGGTGGATTGGAGTTATGGAGAACCCACAGAGATGTTAAGCTCTGGCTCTGAAGATGCAGATGGAATGGATGTTGGTGAGAGCAGGGGTGCTTATATTATAAGGATACCATTTGGTCCACGGGATAAATATGTTCACAAAGAGTTACTATGGCCGCATATTCCAGAGTTTGTAGATGGAGCTCTTGCTCACATTCTGAATATGTCTAAGGTGTTGGGTGAACAGATTGGTGGCGGCCAACCTGTTTGGCCTTATGTCATTCACGGACATTATGCAGATGCTGGGGATAGTGCTGCACTTCTTTCTGGGGCTTTGAATGTCCCAATGGTTCTTACTGGACATTCTCTTGGAAGGAACAAATTGGAACAACTTCTAAAGCAAGGACGCCAATCAAAGGAGGATATCAATTCAACATACAGGATAATGCGGAGGATAGAAGCAGAGGAGCTGTCCCTTGATGCTGCAGAAATGGTTGTCACCAGTACCAGGCAAGAGATTGATGAGCAGTGGGGCTTATATGATGGCTTTGATGTGAAGCTGGAGAAGGTCTTGCGTGCACGTGCCAGACGTGGGGTCAATTGCCATGGGCGGTACATGCCAAGGATGGTG GTTATTCCTCCTGGCATGGATTTCAGCAGCGTGGTGGTTCAAGAGGACACAACTGAAGTTGATGGGGAGCTTACTTCACTTATAGGTGGCACTGATGGGTCTTCTCCTAGAGCAGTCCCACCAATTTGGTCTGAA GTGATGCGCTTCCTCGCAAATCCTCATAAACCAATGATCTTGGCCTTGTCAAGACCAGATCCAAAAAAGAACATCACCACCCTCTTGAAAGCCTTTGGGGAATGTCCTCCATTGAGAGAGCTTGCTAATCTT ACACTCATAATGGGGAACAGGGAGGATATAGATGTGTTGTCTGGGGGTAATGCAAGTGTGCTCACAACAGTATTGAAGCTGATTGACAAGTATGACCTCTATGGCCTCGTGGCATATCCGAAACATCATAAGCAGACTGATGTACCAGACATCTACCGCCTTGCAGCAAAAACAAAG GGAGTCTTCATAAATCCAGCATTGGTTGAGCCTTTTGGTCTTACTTTAATAGAG GCACTGAACAATGGGTTGCTTGTGGATCCGCATGATCAAAAAGCCATAGCTGATGCACTACTCAAACTAGTGGCAGAAAAGAATCTGTGGCATGAATGCCGAAAGAATGGATGGAAGAATATACACCTATTCTCCTGGCCTGAACACTGCCGCACATACTTGACGAGGGTGGCAGCATGTCGGATGAGGCATCCTCAATGGCAAACAGATACTCCAGTAGATGACATGGCCTCAAATGAGTCCCTCGGTGACTCACTCAAGGACGTGCAGGACATGTCCCTGAGGCTCTCATTTGATGGGGATAAGTCTTCACTAAATGGTTCCTTGGAGAATGCTGATCCAGAGGTGCAAGACCAAGTGGGACGGATTCTAAGCAAGATGAAGAAACCGGCATCAGATCCCAAAGAAGACACAGGTGGAAAGAAGCAGACTGAGAATGTGGTGAACAAGTATCCCGTCCTTAGACGGCGTAAGAGACTGATTGTAATAGCACTTGACCTTTATAACAGCAATGGAAACCCAGACAGTAAAATGCTTCAGGTAATACAAGAGATATTCAAGGCTGTCCGATCAGATCCCCAAACCTCTAAATTCTCAGGATTTGCTTTGGCAACAGCTATGCCGGTGTCTGAGACTCTAGAATTCTTGAAAACTGGAAAGATTCAAGAAACTGACTTTGATGCTTTGATATGTGGTTGTGGGAGTGAAATGTATTACCCAGGTGTTTACACAGAAGAGAATGGGAAGCTCTATCCAGACCCAGACTACACGTCACATATAGACTACCGGTGGGGTCATGAAGGCCTAAAGAAGACTATATGGAATTCAATGAACTCAAAGGATGGTGGAGGAGATCTCTCTAAGGATTCCTCAAGCCCCATtcaggaagatgaaaaatcaggAAATTCTCACTGTGTGTCATATCTGATCAAGGATCCCAGTAAG GCAAAAAGAGTGGATGATCTGAGACAGAAGCTAAGGATGCGTGGGCTGCGTTGCCATCCAATGTACTGCAGGAATTCAACAAGAATGCAAGTTGTCCCATTCCTTGCCTCTCGAGCGCAGGCTCTCAG GTACCTTTATGTTCGCTGGGGACTGAATGTTGCAAATATGTATGTGATTCTGGGAGAGACGGGTGACACAGATTATGAAGAAATGATTTCAGGAACCCACAAGACAGTGATCATGAAAGGGCTGGTGGAGAAAGGTTCTGAAGAGTTGCTCAGGACGTCAGGCAGCTATCTGAGGGATGACATTGTTCCTGGGGAAAGCCCATTGGTGGCCTACACAACTTGTGCAACTGCCGAGGAGATCTCAAATGTTCTCAAGGCATTATCCAAGTCTTGA
- the LOC122088483 gene encoding probable sucrose-phosphate synthase 3 isoform X1 produces MAGNEWINGYLEAILHSGASAIDDHKPSQVNLRERGHFNPTKYFVEEVVTGVDETDLHRTWIKVVATRNTHERSSRLENMCWRIWHLTRKKKQLEGEELQRLANRRWLREQGHRDVTEDMSEDLSEGEKGDTMGELVQCETPRKKFQRNFSNLEVWSDDNKGKRLYIVLISLHGLVRGENMELGCDSDTGGQVKYVVELARALAMMPGVYRVDLFTRQISSPEVDWSYGEPTEMLSSGSEDADGMDVGESRGAYIIRIPFGPRDKYVHKELLWPHIPEFVDGALAHILNMSKVLGEQIGGGQPVWPYVIHGHYADAGDSAALLSGALNVPMVLTGHSLGRNKLEQLLKQGRQSKEDINSTYRIMRRIEAEELSLDAAEMVVTSTRQEIDEQWGLYDGFDVKLEKVLRARARRGVNCHGRYMPRMVVIPPGMDFSSVVVQEDTTEVDGELTSLIGGTDGSSPRAVPPIWSEVMRFLANPHKPMILALSRPDPKKNITTLLKAFGECPPLRELANLTLIMGNREDIDVLSGGNASVLTTVLKLIDKYDLYGLVAYPKHHKQTDVPDIYRLAAKTKGVFINPALVEPFGLTLIEAAAHGLPMVATKNGGPVDIHRALNNGLLVDPHDQKAIADALLKLVAEKNLWHECRKNGWKNIHLFSWPEHCRTYLTRVAACRMRHPQWQTDTPVDDMASNESLGDSLKDVQDMSLRLSFDGDKSSLNGSLENADPEVQDQVGRILSKMKKPASDPKEDTGGKKQTENVVNKYPVLRRRKRLIVIALDLYNSNGNPDSKMLQVIQEIFKAVRSDPQTSKFSGFALATAMPVSETLEFLKTGKIQETDFDALICGCGSEMYYPGVYTEENGKLYPDPDYTSHIDYRWGHEGLKKTIWNSMNSKDGGGDLSKDSSSPIQEDEKSGNSHCVSYLIKDPSKAKRVDDLRQKLRMRGLRCHPMYCRNSTRMQVVPFLASRAQALRYLYVRWGLNVANMYVILGETGDTDYEEMISGTHKTVIMKGLVEKGSEELLRTSGSYLRDDIVPGESPLVAYTTCATAEEISNVLKALSKS; encoded by the exons ATGGCTGGGAATGAGTGGATCAATGGGTACTTGGAAGCAATTCTCCATAGTGGGGCTTCTGCAATAGATGATCATAAGCCGTCGCAGGTGAACCTGCGTGAGAGAGGCCATTTCAACCCAACCAAGTACTTTGTGGAGGAAGTGGTCACAGGGGTCGATGAGACTGACCTCCATCGTACATGGATCAAGGTTGTTGCTACCCGCAACACTCATGAACGAAGTTCCAGGCTTGAGAACATGTGTTGGCGCATTTGGCATCTCACACGCAAGAAGAAGCAG TTAGAAGGGGAAGAACTCCAACGGTTGGCAAACAGGAGGTGGTTGCGGGAGCAGGGACACAGAGATGTTACTGAAGACATGTCTGAAGATTTGTCTGAGGGTGAGAAGGGGGATACCATGGGGGAGCTGGTACAGTGTGAGACCCCAAGGAAAAAGTTCCAGAGAAACTTTTCCAATCTTGAAGTGTGGTCTGATGATAACAAGGGGAAGAGACTGTACATAGTCCTCATCAG TTTGCATGGTTTGGTCCGGGGAGAAAACATGGAGCTTGGTTGTGATTCTGACACTGGTGGCCAG GTTAAATATGTTGTGGAGCTTGCTCGGGCACTTGCTATGATGCCAGGGGTATACAGGGTGGATCTCTTCACTCGCCAGATATCATCACCAGAGGTGGATTGGAGTTATGGAGAACCCACAGAGATGTTAAGCTCTGGCTCTGAAGATGCAGATGGAATGGATGTTGGTGAGAGCAGGGGTGCTTATATTATAAGGATACCATTTGGTCCACGGGATAAATATGTTCACAAAGAGTTACTATGGCCGCATATTCCAGAGTTTGTAGATGGAGCTCTTGCTCACATTCTGAATATGTCTAAGGTGTTGGGTGAACAGATTGGTGGCGGCCAACCTGTTTGGCCTTATGTCATTCACGGACATTATGCAGATGCTGGGGATAGTGCTGCACTTCTTTCTGGGGCTTTGAATGTCCCAATGGTTCTTACTGGACATTCTCTTGGAAGGAACAAATTGGAACAACTTCTAAAGCAAGGACGCCAATCAAAGGAGGATATCAATTCAACATACAGGATAATGCGGAGGATAGAAGCAGAGGAGCTGTCCCTTGATGCTGCAGAAATGGTTGTCACCAGTACCAGGCAAGAGATTGATGAGCAGTGGGGCTTATATGATGGCTTTGATGTGAAGCTGGAGAAGGTCTTGCGTGCACGTGCCAGACGTGGGGTCAATTGCCATGGGCGGTACATGCCAAGGATGGTG GTTATTCCTCCTGGCATGGATTTCAGCAGCGTGGTGGTTCAAGAGGACACAACTGAAGTTGATGGGGAGCTTACTTCACTTATAGGTGGCACTGATGGGTCTTCTCCTAGAGCAGTCCCACCAATTTGGTCTGAA GTGATGCGCTTCCTCGCAAATCCTCATAAACCAATGATCTTGGCCTTGTCAAGACCAGATCCAAAAAAGAACATCACCACCCTCTTGAAAGCCTTTGGGGAATGTCCTCCATTGAGAGAGCTTGCTAATCTT ACACTCATAATGGGGAACAGGGAGGATATAGATGTGTTGTCTGGGGGTAATGCAAGTGTGCTCACAACAGTATTGAAGCTGATTGACAAGTATGACCTCTATGGCCTCGTGGCATATCCGAAACATCATAAGCAGACTGATGTACCAGACATCTACCGCCTTGCAGCAAAAACAAAG GGAGTCTTCATAAATCCAGCATTGGTTGAGCCTTTTGGTCTTACTTTAATAGAG GCAGCAGCACATGGGCTTCCAATGGTTGCTACTAAAAATGGTGGTCCAGTTGATATTCATCGG GCACTGAACAATGGGTTGCTTGTGGATCCGCATGATCAAAAAGCCATAGCTGATGCACTACTCAAACTAGTGGCAGAAAAGAATCTGTGGCATGAATGCCGAAAGAATGGATGGAAGAATATACACCTATTCTCCTGGCCTGAACACTGCCGCACATACTTGACGAGGGTGGCAGCATGTCGGATGAGGCATCCTCAATGGCAAACAGATACTCCAGTAGATGACATGGCCTCAAATGAGTCCCTCGGTGACTCACTCAAGGACGTGCAGGACATGTCCCTGAGGCTCTCATTTGATGGGGATAAGTCTTCACTAAATGGTTCCTTGGAGAATGCTGATCCAGAGGTGCAAGACCAAGTGGGACGGATTCTAAGCAAGATGAAGAAACCGGCATCAGATCCCAAAGAAGACACAGGTGGAAAGAAGCAGACTGAGAATGTGGTGAACAAGTATCCCGTCCTTAGACGGCGTAAGAGACTGATTGTAATAGCACTTGACCTTTATAACAGCAATGGAAACCCAGACAGTAAAATGCTTCAGGTAATACAAGAGATATTCAAGGCTGTCCGATCAGATCCCCAAACCTCTAAATTCTCAGGATTTGCTTTGGCAACAGCTATGCCGGTGTCTGAGACTCTAGAATTCTTGAAAACTGGAAAGATTCAAGAAACTGACTTTGATGCTTTGATATGTGGTTGTGGGAGTGAAATGTATTACCCAGGTGTTTACACAGAAGAGAATGGGAAGCTCTATCCAGACCCAGACTACACGTCACATATAGACTACCGGTGGGGTCATGAAGGCCTAAAGAAGACTATATGGAATTCAATGAACTCAAAGGATGGTGGAGGAGATCTCTCTAAGGATTCCTCAAGCCCCATtcaggaagatgaaaaatcaggAAATTCTCACTGTGTGTCATATCTGATCAAGGATCCCAGTAAG GCAAAAAGAGTGGATGATCTGAGACAGAAGCTAAGGATGCGTGGGCTGCGTTGCCATCCAATGTACTGCAGGAATTCAACAAGAATGCAAGTTGTCCCATTCCTTGCCTCTCGAGCGCAGGCTCTCAG GTACCTTTATGTTCGCTGGGGACTGAATGTTGCAAATATGTATGTGATTCTGGGAGAGACGGGTGACACAGATTATGAAGAAATGATTTCAGGAACCCACAAGACAGTGATCATGAAAGGGCTGGTGGAGAAAGGTTCTGAAGAGTTGCTCAGGACGTCAGGCAGCTATCTGAGGGATGACATTGTTCCTGGGGAAAGCCCATTGGTGGCCTACACAACTTGTGCAACTGCCGAGGAGATCTCAAATGTTCTCAAGGCATTATCCAAGTCTTGA